A window of the Athene noctua chromosome 31, bAthNoc1.hap1.1, whole genome shotgun sequence genome harbors these coding sequences:
- the PSPN gene encoding persephin — translation MAPTRLHAAFLPLLLLLLLLSAPTPHAGDPAGPPPTPLPHPGGPRRAGGGPRCGLRSLAVRVRELGLGYPSEETVLFRYCGGGCPAPPTNHGLALARLRPGGAAGGAPGGAGPCCRPSRYEDVAFLDEGQRWHQLRQLSAAACRCVG, via the coding sequence atggCACCGACCCGGCTCCACGcggccttcctccccctcctcctcctcctcctcctcctcagcgcCCCCACCCCACACGCAGGAGACCCAGCGGGGCCCCCCCCGACGCCCCTTCCCCATCCGGGGGGGCCGCgtcgggcggggggggggccgcggtGCGGGTTACGCAGCCTGGCCGTGCGGGTgcgggagctggggctggggtaCCCCTCGGAGGAAACCGTCCTGTTCCGCTACtgcggggggggctgccccgcgccccccaccAACCACGGGCTGGCCCTGGCTCGGctgcggccggggggggccgcggggggggcgccggggggggccgggccctgTTGTCGCCCCAGTCGCTACGAGGACGTCGCGTTCCTGGACGAGGGGCAACGCTGGCACCAGCTCCGACAGCTCTCGGCCGCCGCCTGCCGCTGCGTGGGgtga